In Aquipuribacter hungaricus, the following proteins share a genomic window:
- a CDS encoding SAF domain-containing protein, with protein MGVPTSTDAVPSVPARRLRRPSWRDPRLLVGLLLVLGATVAGGLLVAGADDTVPVLAARDTLVRGDVLGEDDLRVVRVRLDDVAASYLPAATPLAAGSVALRTVPAGELLPASAVGRLEELESRPVALDWQGPRPEGLVPGAAVDLWVAAREGTSEFGEPELLVGAADVYAVVEGDGGLGSQGGTQVQVMLEPDGVRSLLAALAAEDRIDLVLVPGPRG; from the coding sequence ATGGGGGTCCCCACCAGCACAGACGCCGTCCCGAGCGTCCCCGCGCGCCGGCTGCGGCGACCGTCGTGGCGCGACCCGCGCCTGCTCGTCGGGCTGCTGCTCGTCCTCGGCGCGACGGTCGCGGGCGGGCTGCTCGTCGCCGGCGCGGACGACACCGTCCCCGTCCTCGCAGCCAGGGACACCCTGGTCCGCGGCGACGTGCTCGGCGAGGACGACCTGCGCGTGGTGAGGGTCCGCCTGGACGACGTGGCCGCCTCCTACCTGCCCGCGGCGACGCCGCTCGCGGCCGGCTCCGTGGCCCTGCGCACGGTCCCCGCCGGCGAGCTGCTCCCCGCCTCGGCGGTCGGCCGCCTCGAGGAGCTCGAGAGCCGGCCGGTGGCGCTGGACTGGCAGGGCCCGCGGCCGGAGGGGCTCGTGCCGGGCGCGGCGGTCGACCTGTGGGTGGCCGCGCGCGAGGGGACGTCGGAGTTCGGGGAGCCCGAGCTCCTCGTCGGGGCGGCGGACGTCTATGCCGTCGTCGAGGGCGACGGCGGGCTGGGGTCGCAGGGCGGCACGCAGGTGCAGGTGATGCTCGAGCCGGACGGGGTGCGCAGCCTGCTGGCGGCGCTCGCCGCCGAGGACCGCATCGACCTCGTGCTGGTACCCGGGCCGCGCGGGTGA
- a CDS encoding helix-turn-helix domain-containing protein encodes MPARFMPLADVAETLSISAAQAYALVRRRELKAIQVGGRGQWRVEVDELEAYIQRMYAETERLASEPADQAGSDGGDDAPAGTARTRRGAASPAADEA; translated from the coding sequence ATGCCCGCCCGCTTCATGCCCCTCGCCGACGTCGCCGAGACGCTGAGCATCTCCGCCGCGCAGGCCTACGCGCTGGTGCGGCGACGCGAGCTCAAGGCGATCCAGGTCGGCGGGCGGGGCCAGTGGCGGGTCGAGGTGGACGAGCTCGAGGCCTACATCCAGCGGATGTACGCGGAGACCGAGCGGCTCGCGAGCGAGCCGGCGGACCAGGCAGGGTCCGACGGCGGGGACGACGCTCCCGCAGGCACGGCCCGCACCCGCCGCGGCGCGGCCTCACCGGCCGCGGACGAGGCGTAG